The following proteins are co-located in the Rattus norvegicus strain BN/NHsdMcwi chromosome X, GRCr8, whole genome shotgun sequence genome:
- the Tmem47 gene encoding transmembrane protein 47: MASAGSGMEEVRVSVLTPLKLVGLVCIFLALCLDLGAVLSPAWVTADHQYYLSLWESCRKPANLDSWHCESTLGSDWQIATLALLLGGAAIILIAFLVGLISICVGSRRRFYRPVAVMLFAAVVLQVCSLVLYPIKFIETVSLKIYHEFNWGYGLAWGATIFSFGGAILYCLNPKNYEDYY, translated from the exons ATGGCTTCGGCTGGCAGCGGCATGGAAGAGGTGCGCGTGTCGGTGCTGACCCCGCTCAAGCTGGTCGGGCTGGTGTGCATCTTCTTGGCGCTGTGTCTGGATCTGGGAGCTGTTCTGAGCCCGGCCTGGGTCACCGCGGACCACCAGTACTACCTGTCCCTGTGGGAGTCCTGCAGGAAGCCCGCCAACCTGGATAGCTGGCATTGCGAGTCCACGCTCGGCAGCG atTGGCAGATCGCTACTCTGGCTTTACTCCTGGGCGGCGCTGCCATCATACTCATTGCATTCCTGGTGGGTTTGATTTCAATCTGTGTGGGATCTCGAAGGCGCTTCTACCGACCTGTTGCTGTCATGCTTTTTGCAGCAG ttgtTTTGCAGGTCTGCAGCCTGGTCCTTTATCCAATCAAGTTTATTGAAACTGTGAGCTTGAAAATTTACCACGAGTTCAATTGGGGTTATGGCCTGGCCTGGGGGGCAACTATATTTTCATTTGGGGGTGCCATTCTTTATTGCCTGAACCCTAAGAATTATGAAGACTACTACTGA